Proteins encoded in a region of the Nicotiana tomentosiformis chromosome 9, ASM39032v3, whole genome shotgun sequence genome:
- the LOC138899466 gene encoding uncharacterized protein — protein MVDGERKPPMGYLYEAMDRAKETIAASFEGDVRKYEKVFEIIDIRWENQLHRPLHAAGHLLNPGLFYKNTRDETLASEVWIGYHACLEKLVPNSATIDQIGEEFGRYSQAEGLFGLQAAIRARDIRSPVEWWKQFGHQTPNLQKFAIKVLSLTCSASGCERNWSVFEHIHSKKRNRLELSRLNDLVYIKYNRTLRRRYEARDTIDPILLDNIDEANEWLTGAPQNHEDEQVYEGEDLDWGTVSMAVGVEENIYGLRGSSSSYKGKGVASSSRSLIDENSEDEEDDSQYNANIHEVVEFENLEEE, from the exons ATGGTGGATGGGGAGAGAAAACCACCAATGGGCTATCTTTATGAGGCTATGGATAGAGCCAAAGAGACTATTGCAGCGTCATTTGAGGGAGATGTTAGAAAATATGAGAAAGTTTTTGAGATAATTGATATCAGGTGGGAGAATCAACTCCATCGACCTTTGCATGCAGCAGGCCATCTTCTGAACCCGGGATTATTTTACAAGAACACTAGAGATGAAACTTTGGCTTCAGAGGTGTGGATTGGATACCATGCATGTCTTGAGAAGTTGGTCCCTAATTCAGCGACGATAGATCAAATAGGGGAGGAGTTTGGTAGGTACTCACAAGCAGAGGGCCTATTTGGTTTACAAGCGGCCATTAGAGCCAGAGACATAAGGTCGCCAG ttGAATGGTGGAAGCAATTTGGACATCAAACTCCGAACTTGCAAAAGTTTGCCATCAAAGTACTAAGCCTAACTTGTAGTGCATCTGGATGCGAGAGAAATTGGAGCGTATTTGAGCAT ATTCACTCCAAGAAAAGGAATAGGCTTGAGCTATCGCGTCTCAATGATCTAGTGTATATTAAATACAATAGAACATTGAGGCGACGTTATGAAGCTCGCGATACCATTGATCCAATTTTGTTGGACAACATTGACGAGGCAAATGAATGGTTAACTGGAGCCCCCCAAAATCATGAAGATGAACAAGTGTATGAAGGAGAAGATCTTGATTGGGGTACTGTTTCTATGGCGGTTGGAGTTGAGGAGAATATCTATGGTCTTAGAGGGAGTTCTTCAAGTTACAAGGGAAAGGGAGTAGCAAGTTCAAGCCGGTCCCTAATTGATGAAAACTccgaggatgaagaagatgatAGCCAATATAATGCTAACATTCATGaagttgtagaatttgaaaatcttgaagaagaatag